Proteins encoded in a region of the Coffea eugenioides isolate CCC68of chromosome 4, Ceug_1.0, whole genome shotgun sequence genome:
- the LOC113769472 gene encoding telomere length regulation protein TEL2 homolog, with protein MGEVEEKAVLEKVGNVVASINGSKHVDQVISAVYSLAALLFPLETLSFIGSISEKYRDEVRSVEALSENQRKEWWKVFYKGAAFPALARVLLYDVASDWLVCFPISARKNVYDVFFVKGRMTEVVQAIVPCLQNRGSTSYDTSAVYSNAERLLVLCLVENDGAFQMIKEFNFQCESEELTGDKLKQAISMLAQLVTSIPDKARPGICSALSSHLFFKSITTQLLSGAEEWDKNLPDGVDSCNKIYTHDTIVFIGEIVARICRRGSADVLLSELIPRVLCQARNFLSGTANVSVNKTFELKPGLRFWSRVIEEIKDSYAVERLSEQLLHQLAAQNTNDIEAYWILWILFHRSYENQPLIRSMFVDKFLLWKVFPICCLRWILHFAILECSPDNTLLTKAYHAHRLVETMQRLVSVWSKREFVQSSRLEQQAYVTAALGLCLEKMSKEDLDATKDAIHSILQGVSCRLESPDHLVRKMASSVALVFSKVVDPQNPLYLDDNCHDETIDWEFKPTMSDRSSVAKSHHKDEEADKVKGLDMAKEANGVDDADMGKKVKGRKQKLLEFKLVDPDEVIDPAALNGELISDGEGDDFGSEDSDSLSDTSLEPYDLTDDDADLKRKFSQLVDVVGALRKSDDVDGVEGALNVAEKLVRASPDELKYVASDLARTLVQVRCSDFTVEGEEESAEEKRQKALVALIVTCPLESLEALHTLLYSATVDVSQRIMILDVMTGAAQELASMKFLKPEYQPRNLISSVSDKPWFIPRNIGPPGASSWKEISTPGTLLNWSYSYERELPPRPGQIQRGKTRRWSLQSSVNENQLEQSQNQFPQYAAAFMLPAMLGFDKKRHGVDLLGRDFIVLGKLIFMLGVCIKSAAMHPEASVLASPLLDMLRVREISHHIEPYVRRSVLFAASCILVAIHPTHVASALMAGNTEIPRGLEWIRTWAHDIAESDTDRECYMLAMTCLQLHSEMALQTSRALESTEGTFGTETLGLPSALASGMIKIPRV; from the exons CTCAATCAACGGCTCCAAACACGTCGACCAAGTCATCTCCGCCGTCTATTCTCTCGCCGCCCTTCTCTTCCCCCTCGAGACTCTGTCTTTCATAG GTAGCATCAGTGAAAAATACAGGGATGAG GTGCGCAGCGTGGAGGCACTAAgtgaaaatcagagaaaagaaTGGTGGAAGGTTTTTTACAAAGGAGCTGCATTTCCAGCTCTTGCTCGAGTTTTACTATATG ATGTTGCTTCTGATTGGCTGGTTTGTTTTCCCATTTCCGCAAGGAAAAATGTATACGATGTGTTTTTTGTCAAGGGCCGTATGACTGAGGTTGTTCAAGCTATAGTTCCTTGTCTGCAGAACAGAGGAAGCACTAGTTATGACACTAGTGCTGTCTATTCAAATGCTGAAAG ATTACTTGTACTTTGCTTGGTTGAAAATGATGGTGCTTTTCAAATGATTAAAGAATTTAATTTTCAATGCGAAAGTGAGGAGCTTACTGGTGACAAGCTCAAGCAGGCTATTTCCATGTTGGCACAACTTGTTACTTCTATTCCTGACAAGGCTCGACCAGGAATCTGTAGTGCTCTTTCATCACA TTTGTTTTTCAAGAGTAttactacccaactcctctctGGAGCAGAAGAATGGGACAAGAATCTACCTGATGGAGTGGACAGCTGCAATAAAATTTATACACATGATACAATTGTCTTTATTGGAGAAATAGTTGCTCGAATTTGTCGGAGAGGATCAGCtg ATGTGCTGCTAAGTGAACTGATCCCCCGAGTCCTCTGTCAAGCTCGCAATTTTTTGTCTGGAACTGCTAATGTGTCTGTTAACAAGACATTTGAGTTAAAACCTGGTCTAAGATTTTGGTCAAGAGTGATAGAGGAGATTAAAGATTCTTATGCTGTGGAAAGATTGTCTGAGCAGCTCTTGCATCAACTAGCAGCTCAAAATACAAATGATATTGAAGCTTACTGGATTTTGTGGATCCTGTTTCATCGTAGTTATGAGAACCAACCTTTGATTAG GTCTATGTTTGTTGACAAATTTTTGCTCTGGAAAGTATTTCCTATCTGTTGCCTGAGATGGATTCTTCACTTTGCTATTCTTGAATGTTCCCCTGATAATACTTTGCTGACAAAAGCTTATCATGCTCATCGCCTAGTGGAGACAATGCAGCGTCTTGTTTCAGTGTGGTCCAAACGAGAGTTTGTGCAATCATCTAGGCTTGAGCAACAAGCTT ATGTAACTGCAGCTTTGGGCCTCTGCCTGGAGAAGATGTCAAAGGAAGATTTAGATGCAACAAAGGATGCTATCCACTCAATTCTTCAAGGAGTTAGCT GTAGGCTGGAAAGCCCTGATCATTTGGTCCGCAAAATGGCCAGTAGCGTTGCTTTAGTATTTTCTAAAGTTGTTGACCCCCAAAATCCTTTATATCTGGACGATAACTGCCATGATGAGACCATTGATTGGGAGTTTAAGCCAACAATGTCAGATAGAAGTTCAGTGGCTAAATCACATCACAAGGATGAAGAAGCTGACAAAGTTAAAGGTTTAGACATGGCAAAGGAAGCCAACGGTGTCGATGATGCTGATATGGGAAAGAAAGTCAAAGGCAGGAAACAGAAGCTGTTGGAATTTAAATTAGTTGATCCGGATGAGGTTATTGATCCAGCTGCATTAAATGGCGAGTTAATCTCTGATGGAGAGGgtgatgattttggaagtgagGATTCTGATTCCTTGAGCGACACATCTTTAGAGCCATATGATTTAACAGATGATGATGcggatttgaaaagaaaattctcGCAGTTGGTTGATGTGGTTGGGGCATTAAGGAAATCTGATGATGTTGATGGG GTCGAAGGAGCACTTAATGTTGCTGAGAAGCTTGTTCGAGCATCACCTGATGAACTTAAATATGTAGCTAGTGACCTGGCTAGAACTCTGGTTCAGGTTCGTTGTTCTGATTTCACAGTCGAAGGAGAAGAAGAATCAGCTGAAGAGAAGAGGCAAAAAGCATTAGTTGCACTGATTGTGACCTGTCCACTCGAATCTCTTGAGGCTCTACACACCTTGCTATACTCAGCTACAGTAGATGTCAGCCAACGAATTATGATTCTTGATGTAATGACTGGTGCAGCACAAGAGCTAGCGAgtatgaaatttttaaaaccaGAATATCAGCCAAGGAACCTCATATCATCCGTCTCAGATAAGCCATGGTTCATCCCAAGAAACATTGGTCCTCCAGGAGCGAGTTCTTGGAAGGAAATATCAACACCTGGAACTCTATTGAATTGGTCATATTCATATGAGAGAGAACTTCCTCCTAGACCGGGTCAGATCCAGAGAGGAAAAACACGTCGATGGAGCCTTCAGTCATCTGTAAATGAAAACCAGTTAGAACAGTCACAGAATCAGTTCCCCCAGTATGCAGCAGCATTTATGCTGCCAGCCATGTTAGGATTTGATAAGAAAAGGCATGGTGTTGATTTACTTGGTAGGGATTTTATTGTCCTGGGTAAACTAATATTCATGCTTGGAGTTTGTATAAAATCTGCAGCCATGCATCCAGAAGCATCTGTTTTGGCATCCCCTCTTCTGGATATGTTAAGAGTCAG GGAGATATCTCATCATATTGAACCATACGTCAGAAGATCTGTACTTTTTGCGGCTTCATGTATATTGGTGGCCATCCATCCCACTCATGTTGCATCAGCTTTAATGGCTGGAAATACTGAAATTCCTAGAGGACTCGAATGGATTCGCACATGGGCTCATGATATAGCTGAATCAGACACAGACAGAGAGTGTTACATG CTGGCCATGACATGCTTGCAGCTTCACTCCGAGATGGCTTTGCAAACTTCTCGAGCGCTAGAGTCAACAGAAGGCACATTTGGAACTGAAACTCTTGGTCTTCCATCAGCTCTGGCTAGCGGAATGATTAAAATCCCTCGTGTATAG